The sequence CTCCCTCCAAAAACTTTTAATGCGAGTTGGTTTCCCCCTGTTTTGCCAAGCAAAACAGGGGGAAACCAACTCGTATTGAAAGTCTTTGAAGGGGGGCTGGGGGAAACTTTCTACAGAAAGTTTCCCCCAGGCAATTGAAGGGGTGTCTTTCCCGCGTCCGTTGCCGTGGGGGCGGTTCCCTGGAGGTTCGGGCCGCAAAGGCGTAAAAAGATCCCGCCTGGCGCGGTCCGAACCTCCAGGGGACCGCTGCATATACGAATACAGGGGCCTGGGGGAGACGCGGGCCCGCGACGAGGCAGATCGGTCTGCGGCCGACGGCGGCCCTGACAAAAAAAGAGAGCCTCCCCGCCGGTACGGCGGGGAGGCTCTCTTTCTTCTCTTTCGTGCAGGTCCGCTCCCGGCGGCGACCTTCTCTTCGGGACGAGGGCGAAGGCCTCCGAGTCTCTTTTCTCTTCTCTCAGGGAACGCCGCCCTGAGCGGCCCGCATCGGCTCACGCCCCGTCGGAGCCGGACCGGCGGGCTTACTCACCGCCTCACGGTCCGTCTCCGCGCGGGAGTTACGGCCGGCCCACACCCGCGTCAGGCGGCCTTGCGCTCCTTCTCTTCCTTCGCCACGGTGACGTGCACCTTGCGGGGAAGCGCGGCGCCCTTGGCGGGCATGGTGATCTCGAGTACGCCGCCCTTGTACTCGGCATGGACGTTCTCCGTGTCCACGCCCTCGGGCAGGGTTATGGTCCGCTCGAAGCTGCCGTAAGAGGTTTCGCAGAAGAGGTACTCGCTCTCCTTCTCCTTCCTCTCCGACTTCCTCTCACCCTTGATGGTGAGCATGTTGCCTGCAATGGAGACGTCGATGTCCGCGGGATCCATACCGGGCAGATCGGCCCTCACGTGCAGCTTGTCGCCTTCGAGGTAGCTTTCCACGGTGGGGTACCACTGACCCTTTGCGAACTCAAGACCGAAACCGCCGGTAAGTTTCCTGAAGAGGTCTTCCATCTCGCTCTGGAGAGTGGAGAGCTCCCTTACGGGGTCCCATTTCTTGAGTCCAAACCGCATCGTTCTCACCTCCATTCAAGGCTTTCGCCCTCGTCTTGCGCGCGTTGAAGGGGGTATCGCCCCCCCTTCTACTTAAAGTATAGGTCCATGCCGGCGCCTTGTCAAGCGGCTGTGTTGCGAAAAAAAGAGCAGTCTTTACAAGGAGTTGGACTCGAAGGCTCAGAGGGGGCAGACGAGGGCCCTCGAGGCGGCGACCCTGTTCTTGCCGGCTCGCTTGGCCTCGTACATGGCCATGTCGGCCTGCCTTATGAGGGCCTCGATTACGGCCTGGATGTTCGGGCCGGGCACGACGTTGGTCTTGAGAGAGGCGAGCCCCACGCTGCAGGTGAC comes from Deltaproteobacteria bacterium and encodes:
- a CDS encoding Hsp20/alpha crystallin family protein; protein product: MEVRTMRFGLKKWDPVRELSTLQSEMEDLFRKLTGGFGLEFAKGQWYPTVESYLEGDKLHVRADLPGMDPADIDVSIAGNMLTIKGERKSERKEKESEYLFCETSYGSFERTITLPEGVDTENVHAEYKGGVLEITMPAKGAALPRKVHVTVAKEEKERKAA